A single region of the Lycium barbarum isolate Lr01 chromosome 2, ASM1917538v2, whole genome shotgun sequence genome encodes:
- the LOC132627886 gene encoding patatin-like protein 2: MKSGIMSSGVSSKLLQPPTYGKHVTILSIDGGGIRGIIPATVLEYLESQLQELDGADARLADYFDIIAGTSTGGLVTAMLTAPNKEKRPLFAAKDIKPFYLEHGPKIFPQNKLMIIKMLKPIIGPRYDGKYLHQVIQEKLGETRMHETLTNVVIPTFDIKNMQPTIFSTYEARENPLMDAKLSDVCISSSAAPTYLPAHHFRTQDKDENFYEFNLVDGGVAANNPALVATNQVTKQIMTGNPDFFPIKPTDCGRFLVISIGTGSAKVEQKYNAKIASKWGILGWLLNGGSNPIMDVFSYASGDMVDLHISVVFQALHSEENYLRIQDDTLSGTDASVDITTEENMAKLVERGETLLKKPVSRVNLKTGLLEECKNAGTNGETLKWFAKLLSEEKRFRHSKSPAANNL; this comes from the exons ATGAAGAGTGGAATAATGTCATCAGGTGTTTCATCCAAGCTGCTCCAGCCTCCAACTTATGGTAAACATGTAACAATTCTGAGCATCGATGGAGGTGGCATTAGGGGAATTATTCCTGCAACTGTTCTTGAGTACCTTGAATCTCAACTCCAG GAATTGGATGGTGCGGATGCGAGACTTGCAGATTACTTCGACATAATTGCAGGAACGAGCACTGGTGGTCTTGTCACGGCTATGCTAACAGCTCCAAACAAAGAAAAACGACCTCTATTTGCTGCTAAAGACATAAAGCCTTTCTATCTTGAGCATGGCCCTAAAATATTTCCACAAAACAAATT GATGATTATAAAGATGTTGAAACCAATAATAGGTCCAAGGTATGACGGGAAGTATCTTCACCAAGTCATACAAGAGAAACTAGGAGAGACTCGTATGCATGAGACATTGACTAATGTGGTTATTCCAACTTTTGATATCAAGAATATGCAACCTACAATTTTCTCCACTTATGAG GCCAGAGAAAATCCATTAATGGATGCTAAGCTTTCAGATGTATGCATCAGTTCATCTGCTGCTCCAACATATCTTCCTGCACATCATTTCCGAACCCAAGACAAAGATGAAAACTTTTACGAGTTCAATCTTGTTGATGGTGGAGTCGCAGCTAACAATCCA GCCCTTGTTGCTACAAATCAAGTGACCAAACAAATAATGACTGGAAATCCAGATTTTTTCCCAATCAAACCCACTGATTGTGGAAGATTTTTGGTGATCTCTATAGGCACTGGCTCAGCAAAAGTGGAACAAAAATATAATGCTAAAATTGCATCCAAATGGGGTATCTTGGGATGGCTCCTTAATGGAGGTTCAAATCCAATTATGGATGTTTTTAGTTATGCCAGTGGTGATATGGTTGATTTGCATATTTCAGTTGTTTTCCAAGCTCTTCATTCTGAGGAGAATTATCTTCGTATTCAG GATGACACGTTAAGTGGAACAGACGCCTCTGTTGACATAACAACCGAAGAGAACATGGCCAAATTGGTTGAAAGAGGAGAAACTTTATTGAAAAAACCAGTTTCAAGGGTAAATCTGAAGACAGGTCTACTTGAAGAATGCAAAAATGCTGGCACAAACGGAGAAACTTTGAAATG GTTTGCGAAGTTGCTTTCTGAAGAAAAAAGATTCAGGCACTCCAAATCACCTGCTGCAAACAATTTGTAG
- the LOC132629111 gene encoding patatin-like protein 3, which translates to MDARLSDICIGTSAAPTYLPAHYFKTQTQVKDGIIHDRDVFNLVDGAIAANNPALIATSEVTKLIYREDPDFYPIKTSDYRKILVISIGTGKGKPNYNAKTASKWGIVGWLFSEGSNPIIDAFTDASDDMVDYHISVAFQALRSEEHYLRIQV; encoded by the exons ATGGATGCTAGGCTTTCAGATATATGCATTGGTACATCTGCTGCTCCAACATATCTTCCTGCACATTATTTCAAGACCCAGACCCAAGTCAAAGATGGCATAATTCATGATCGTGATGTCTTTAATCTTGTTGATGGTGCAATTGCAGCTAACAATCCG GCCCTTATTGCTACAAGTGAAGTGACAAAACTAATATACAGAGAAGACCCAGATTTCTACCCAATCAAGACCTCTGATTATAGAAAAATTTTGGTGATCTCAATAGGCACTGGAAAAGGAAAACCAAACTATAATGCTAAAACTGCATCCAAATGGGGTATAGTCGGATGGCTGTTTAGTGAAGGTTCAAATCCAATTATTGATGCTTTTACTGATGCTAGTGATGATATGGTTGATTATCATATTTCTGTTGCTTTCCAAGCTCTTCGTTCTGAAGAACATTACCTTCGTATTCAGGTATAG